The genomic window TTTCCGATTGTCCCGGCTGTATAGCACATCAGGAAATTCTCTGCTGGATTCTCATGGAAGGGGAGGTCAGGGTTCCTATTTCACTGTTTTCATCGCGACCACGGTGATGTCAGTGCAGGCAGACGCTGGAAGCCTGAGCGTGAGGAACCCCTGTGAAAGCAGGAAAACTTGTCCCCTCTTCCTGTGCGTGAACTACTCAGCTCTCACCCGGTCAGCTTCTCGACCTCGCTCTTCGGCCAGCTTCAAATTGAAAGGAGTTGGGGGAATGTCTAGCCAGGCAGTGGGGCAGCCAGCAATCAATTTATTTAGATGGCAATAATGTCTTGGTTCTCCCTCAGTTGGTTGGGGACAGACTCATGCAAACCCCCCATGAGATCCCCGAAGCCGCCCTCCGGGGCGAGGGGTGGAAAGCAGAGGCCGCTTGGGGTCGGGGAGACGAATGAACCCCGGGGTCACCGGCCCGGGGACACCGCTGAACAGGGGAAGGTCCTGGACTGTTGTCCCCACATAATTTTGGTAGGGGAAGAGATGGGTCCCAGTCTGAGGTCTGCTCCAGATCCCCACGTGCCGAGGCCTTTGGGGACAAACAGGGAGAGCAGAACGGCCTGTGACCTCGCTGGCCCTACGCCGACCGGGCAGGAGCAGCCAGGTCCTTCATGTTCTCGAACTCTCGAAGCCAGCAGCGGCTCACGTCTAGGAGTCAGCGCTCTCCCCCTTGCGGATTCCTCAGACCCAGCCTGGATACAAGACCGTGCCAGCCTTTTGTGGGGTTGAGGTGTCGCTACAGCACGGCTTCATCCGAGGGCCCAGGGCCGCGACCTCAGCCCCGCGCTTTCGAAGGGAACTGGAAAAGCGCTAGCCTGGGGCGCTCCCCGCTGGGCCGCGGTTCCTGGAGGCCTTGGGGGTAGCCGCTCGTTCGACTCCAGCTCCCTGTCGGGAGCGCCCGCATTGGACCCGACGCCGAGTAGCAGGAGGGCGTGAGTCCGGCTCGGGACGTCGGCCGCTTCCCCATACCGTCTTGGAAGGGAGGGAGACGCGTCGCAGACCCTGTCCACCTTAAGTGCAAAGGAAAAAAGGCACGTCTCCACCAACGTAAAAATGAGCAGCGCTGATGTTAAGTCTTAAGATAATCTTTACCCTGCGACTTTAAAACACAAGggctgaaaaaataattttaggtaatTTGAGCAACATTCAAGGGATAAGGGAAGTTTCTTCTCCCTAGAGCGTTCGCTCTCAGGGCTCTAGGGCACTTCCTCCTCGGGACAAGCCCCTTTTCCAGAAAACCTCACCAGCCTCCCGCCTCCTCCCTTGCTGTCCCTGAACAAAGCCCAGCTGCGGGGAAAGCAAGGGGATTTGCGCGCTTCTGAGAAAGCGTTCGGATTCAGGGGCCCGGGAGTAATGAAGGGAAACGGCCCGCGCGACCGGCACCCCAGGAACAGTGGGCGCGAACTTTGCCTGGAGGCCAGGCCGAGGCGCCCGGCGGAGACGCGGGAACTGGAAgcaggggaggctgaggggcGGCACACCCGGACGAAAGTAGGCCCGGGCCCTCTCTTCACTTTCCCGGCCCAGGAGCCTCCTGGGCGGGGCAACTTCCGGAGTGCTCGGGGCCCCGCCCCCCAGACACGCCCCGTTTTCCCCCCTCCCACCCCGGCCTCGCGGGCGGCGGCTTTCAACTGTGGAAAAGTTTGGTTTGCTGGTTTTTTGGACCCgggcgggggtgggggctgggggggcGGCGAGGGGGAGGAACTTAAACAGGTGGTGGAGTGGAGGCTACCCGCTTCCGAGGGCAGGCGGGTGGGGGAGGGGTAAGGGGGCGACTGTTAAAGGTGAGAATCGCGAGCGGTTGGCGGTGGCCCAGCTTCAAAGGCAGGGGTCCTAGAAGGCTGTGGATCTAAGGCCTCGTCCGCGTGTGCGCGGAGGGCGAAGGGAGAGCCAGGGCCCTACGCCAGTTTCCCGGACAAAATTCCCAGAGGGTCAGCGGCGCGCGAGCAGGCTGCCACGACCCTAACCCGCCCGGCGGACAGGGCCTAGCGGGGAAAGCCAAGGAATATCCCCTACCCCTCCACAGGCTGCCCTTAGGGTTTCTCTGTAAAGCGCGACGACGCGTTCTCAAAAGCGCCATTAATGCGACTCGATGCAAAGCGTCAAAATGCGGTGCGATACACGTATACGTGGGAAACCAGTTCAGCATTAAAGTTCAAGTGGAGCGGAGGGGgctgcatatttttatttctatttattttttgagacggagtctcattctgtcgcccaggctagagtgcagtggcgcgatcttgactcgcTGCTtccctccgcttcccgggttcagacgattcttgttcctcagcctcccgagtagctgggattacaggcatgcaccactactcctggctaatttgtgtatttttagtagttggccgggctgctctcgaactcctgatctcaagtgatccgcccgcctcggcctcccaaggtgttgggattacaggagtgagccaccggcGCCGCCCGGGAGCTGCATTTTTATGTGTGGGCGGGAGTCTTGTTTCCGCAAGAATCGACGGAAACGGCAGTGCAGGCCAGGGAGGGTCTGACTCCCACCTCTGTCCCCGATTGGGGTCTCCAACCGTGGTTAGCGGAGGGAGCCCCGGCTGCGGGTATGACAGTGGTTGTGGCAGCAAGAAGGCGAGTGTCACCAAGGGCGTCCTGGGCTCCAATTCAGTGGCGCAGGGTCTGCAGGACACGAGGTGGAATATGAGCCAAAGGCCCCGGGGCGGCGGCGCGAACCCAGCGGCCTGCTTGTTGCGGTGGGTTGTTAGCCCGCGGGTCAAGTCCGCAGGAAGCGGGGAGGAGTCATCAGTGCCCTCGGCCACTGCGGAAGCTGGAGGCGGCCTGGGGAGGAAAAGCGCGTGCTCCCTTTGCTTCTAGCCCCTCGTGGAATAGCGGCCGCTCACCAAGAGTCCAGGAGAATTAGGCCTGGCGCtcctgcctcggtttccccacACCGTAGCACCCAAACATCTGCAAAACTTGTCAAGGCTGTCTGGGCAATCCGCACAGTGCGCCGGGCGAGCACACGACGCCTGCAACGCCCACACTTGCACACACGCGTTCTGCGCACTCTTACACTGCACACACCATGGATCCCGCCCGCGGAAGGGGGCAGAGCTTTGGGAAACTGACACCCCCTCGAATGTGTTTATTAATACACGGTTAAAATCCAGCCGTGAAGATGTACTGTCTGTGCTCTACCTTGTGTTTAGAAGTGGACATTCATAACGCAATTCCCCCAGGCCTTGGGCCTGTCTTGCACTCTCTGGGTCAAGACTAACCACCCGAGGAAACCTGAGCGTCACTCCAACCCACTACGCGTGGGAGGAAAGCTCCAGACCCCTCTCTTCTGGGGCTATTGGACACAGGCCAGAAGCCAGGTCTTCTGGTCAGCTTGAGACCCTGCGTGGCCAGCGGAGGTCCAGGGCCCCGCCCTCCCCCTGGGAGTGGCTCTTCTAGGGGACCGCGTGAGGCCGCTCGGATGCAGCACCAAACGGCGTTAGGCGAGGCAGGTGGGTTTAGAAGGGCCTTTTCAAAAATAAGGATGCTGCCCACTGGACAGGCCTAGTTCCCAGGGTGCAGGCGGCCAGGATGCGCATTGCCTGCGCAGCCCAAGCCCGCTCCGCCGAGCCAAACCTGGCTCTCGGGGCTCACCAGAGGCCCAAAAGGTGCTCAGTCAAGGCCGAGAGCGCGCTGGCAGCCTACCTGGGCCTTGCCTGACTTTCCAGAAATGCAGGGGCACTGAAGGAGGCAGTGCTGAGAGGGGACACTTTCCCACTGAGGAGGCGTGCGGGGCTTCTCCAACCACCCCGCGGGTCACAATTAAGTGTGCTGGGGTTATCTGCGGAATGGCGGGAGCTGCAAGACTCCGGGATCCTCAAAAGCCAGACCTAAAGAAATAGAGGGGGCAGTGGGAAGGGGCCCGCGAAAACGCGGGCGAGGTGGGCGCGGGATCATCTTCCAGTAGGCCACCAGGAACACCTTGGAGGTGACGACTCCGCAGTCCAGTTCCCTCCCCCGCGCGCCCGCAGCCTCCGCCGTAGCCGTCACAATAGCTACAGCTACAGCCGCCCGCCGAAGGGCACACGGCTGCAGTAGCAGCAGCCTGACAAGTGTGATAAAATGATCTTCCTTAACTAAACTCGTAAAGCACTGGGCAATAAAACTCAATCTTCTGTAAAATCCAATTAAGTCATTATCTGACTGATTGTATCTTTAATTGAAAACAGAAGTGACAGTAAATTTCTGTGATATATCAGGATCAATCGATACCGCTATACGATTCAGCCCCAAGAAGTGATTTATAATGTCAAACCTATATAGGTAACTCCACATTATTCTCTTTAAAACCACTGGTGGATGAAATTAAGAGTAAGTGCatttaataaaaaacaagatGGTCAGGTTATTGATTACAACAGATGGGGGTGAAATCAAATAGATGTTTTCAAAGCACAGAGCGAAGAAAATacaagtaatttcttttttcctgtttaataCCGCTCACCAAATATACACACAAGAAAATTCAGTCatcaataacatttttatttcaggtACAGCTGCAACTAAGCAGAACAATGAATTTTTTTAGACTAGTTTCATTTCAGGATGGCTTCTGTTACATAACAAAGTACTCCATAgcaatttttaacaaaataatgaaCTCAAATCTAGCAACTTTTAAAGATGTACTTATTTCCAAATCAGATTACACCCTAAGGTTACAACAGTCTAGATTGCATCCATTTTTTTCCAGTAGCAGAAGGAATGTATGATAAACTCATTCTACAAACACCACTCAGGAACTCTGCATCACTACGGTCACTTTAAATTGCATTGTTTTCAAATTACACCCTTTACCAAAAATGCAGCAATTTTTTTTACAGGCTTTAATGTTTCTGATTATATTTCAGTTACGTTTTGGAttgggaggatggggtggggctATTTCCAACAGCAacacacacaatatatccatTTAGCGGACTTCTAAAAAAATCACTAATTTTGCCTGCTCTTTTCTTCTCACCCGTCAGCTAACTTGGCTAAATTTATATCtttgcaggtttttaaaaaatacttaaaaaaaaaaaaacctaaggcacctaagatttcattttaaaactaaaagtaaCATCTAATTAGATGACTCATTTAGAGGCACACAAATGGCTTCACTTGAatgaattcttttatttcttgaaaaCTACATGAAACCGgtgtcattaaaaaaatgaacactaTTATTTAAACTCCGTGAGCAAAGCACTTAAATCATGCAGATGGTAGTCACGGACCCTAAAGTATTACAAATGTGTTACAGCCTCTGGACTAAACTCTAAGGAATATAAACCAAATACGTTCTCAACAGTTAAGATAGTATGAGTCaatgcaaaatattaacaaaccccatggaaagtggaataagcCTGTTACTCCAAGTCAACCGCCATCGGCAGCAGGCACTGCTCACTCGTCCTCCTCGATGACGGGAGTG from Pongo abelii isolate AG06213 chromosome 13, NHGRI_mPonAbe1-v2.0_pri, whole genome shotgun sequence includes these protein-coding regions:
- the LOC134759745 gene encoding uncharacterized protein LOC134759745, whose product is MAVDLEYNQSDNDLIGFYRRLSFIAQCFTSLVKEDHFITLVRLLLLQPCALRRAAVAVAIVTATAEAAGARGRELDCGVVTSKVFLVWLLRIPESCSSRHSADNPSTLNCDPRGGWRSPARLLSGKVSPLSTASFSAPAFLESQARPRPPPASAVAEGTDDSSPLPADLTRGLTTHRNKQAAGFAPPPRGLWLIFHLVSCRPCATELEPRTPLVTLAFLLPQPLSYPQPGLPPLTTVGDPNRGQRWESDPPWPALPFPSILAETRLPPTHKNAAPGRRRWLTPVIPTPWEAEAGGSLEIRSSRAARPTTKNTQISQE